From one Syntrophorhabdaceae bacterium genomic stretch:
- a CDS encoding regulatory protein GemA, whose protein sequence is MSGTMMTHEQAETITAILSGLTLSEKRYGRLFVRNGIDPDGDFSSETVTFEQAAGLIGSLNEVYFELGGKKITKDQIRKIHALVSVLDFPDDVYRQGLRDLFCVETSKVLTSRQAKYLLDVLEMEGITNGVWSRREYRDKYNELKQRPGMAVPAQLRKIEATWHGLYPESDQALRQKSLRSFLFKFFKVSDLRFLDQETANKVLYAMRKMSERKEATAKNAPETHLRGQVG, encoded by the coding sequence ATGAGCGGCACAATGATGACCCACGAACAGGCGGAAACGATCACGGCCATACTGTCGGGCCTTACCCTGTCCGAGAAGCGCTACGGGCGGCTTTTTGTCCGCAACGGCATCGACCCGGACGGGGACTTCTCATCGGAAACCGTTACTTTCGAACAGGCAGCAGGCCTCATAGGTTCCCTGAACGAGGTCTATTTCGAGCTCGGGGGGAAGAAGATCACGAAAGATCAGATCAGGAAGATCCACGCCCTGGTAAGCGTCCTCGACTTTCCCGATGACGTCTACCGGCAGGGCCTCAGGGACCTATTCTGTGTCGAGACTTCGAAGGTTCTCACGTCCCGGCAGGCGAAGTACCTCTTGGATGTCCTGGAGATGGAGGGCATCACAAACGGCGTCTGGAGCAGGCGCGAGTACCGGGACAAATACAACGAGCTGAAACAGCGTCCCGGCATGGCGGTACCGGCACAGCTTCGCAAGATCGAGGCGACCTGGCACGGACTCTATCCCGAAAGCGACCAGGCGCTGCGTCAGAAGAGCCTCAGGAGCTTCCTGTTCAAGTTCTTCAAGGTGTCCGATCTGCGGTTCCTCGATCAAGAGACGGCGAACAAGGTCCTCTATGCCATGAGAAAGATGTCGGAGAGGAAAGAGGCCACCGCGAAAAACGCCCCTGAGACGCATTTAAGAGGCCAGGTCGGATGA
- a CDS encoding helix-turn-helix domain-containing protein: MWIDILKREVKAKGLARVASELGVSKSTVSLVCNGKYPGGTARIEERIRKIFGMNGHVACPVQGEISPAHCADTRRRAQAIGMKASNPETLRLYRACLGCSVRG; the protein is encoded by the coding sequence ATGTGGATTGACATCCTGAAAAGGGAAGTAAAGGCAAAGGGCCTGGCCCGCGTGGCCAGCGAACTCGGGGTGTCGAAATCCACGGTAAGCCTTGTCTGTAACGGCAAATACCCCGGAGGCACGGCGAGGATAGAGGAGCGGATCAGGAAGATATTCGGCATGAACGGGCACGTCGCCTGCCCGGTTCAGGGAGAGATCTCCCCGGCACATTGTGCCGATACGCGCAGGCGGGCGCAGGCGATAGGCATGAAGGCGAGCAACCCCGAGACCTTAAGACTCTACAGGGCGTGTCTCGGGTGTTCGGTAAGGGGGTAA
- a CDS encoding sigma-70 family RNA polymerase sigma factor codes for MEDRYDGTPERDLLRMFSREITKFKVLTREEEAGLLRRIREGEPGALNRLIEANIRFALKAVFRFWMPGFPLMDMVSEACLGLVVAAKTFNPAAGFRFTTYAEQGIRQRVIAAMCSSRRPLEESLDRPAHHNGDGLYGDSPTMKDLLVSEDDSPEERAQQTDIKSYLALLNKRERKIIILRFWHDASFGYIGSMLNVGGKRAAEMNARALIKLRFAMKGMEVPWRKETRQK; via the coding sequence ATGGAAGACCGTTATGATGGCACACCGGAAAGAGATCTACTAAGGATGTTTAGCAGGGAAATTACAAAGTTCAAAGTTTTGACGCGGGAAGAAGAGGCAGGTCTGTTACGCCGAATAAGGGAAGGCGAACCTGGAGCCCTTAATCGGCTCATAGAAGCAAATATTCGATTTGCCTTGAAAGCGGTGTTCCGATTTTGGATGCCGGGATTTCCTCTTATGGATATGGTTTCAGAGGCATGCCTCGGCCTCGTCGTCGCTGCAAAGACATTTAACCCTGCGGCAGGGTTTCGTTTCACAACGTATGCTGAGCAAGGCATACGGCAACGGGTAATTGCTGCAATGTGCAGTTCCAGGCGCCCCCTTGAAGAATCGCTTGACCGTCCCGCCCATCACAATGGAGACGGCCTCTATGGAGATAGTCCGACGATGAAAGACCTCCTCGTATCTGAGGATGATAGCCCGGAGGAAAGGGCGCAACAGACCGATATCAAAAGCTATCTCGCGCTGCTGAATAAGAGGGAACGCAAGATTATTATCCTGCGATTCTGGCACGATGCAAGTTTCGGCTATATCGGAAGCATGTTGAATGTTGGGGGCAAAAGGGCCGCGGAAATGAACGCGAGAGCCCTTATAAAATTAAGGTTTGCCATGAAAGGAATGGAGGTACCATGGCGGAAGGAAACAAGACAGAAATGA
- a CDS encoding AAA family ATPase: MKKLFASCSNTSRFVSAMERLQEREGDLPGMALVFGEPGLGKTKTALWWALQNNGVFVRTKKLMSGRWLLEEIVAELGESPAYRTSDLFRQCVEQLLTRPRTLFIDEVDYLAYDARVLETLRDIHDVAGTPMVFIGMDKADKKLNRYRHLYDRFMEVVRFQPLTRDDVASVAEQLCEVRLTGDAIDVIYADAGRFRQVIKWFYRAEAIARANNSPEISGADLNGRK; the protein is encoded by the coding sequence ATGAAAAAACTTTTTGCAAGCTGCTCGAACACGTCACGGTTCGTTTCTGCCATGGAACGTCTCCAGGAGAGGGAAGGCGACCTGCCGGGCATGGCCCTCGTCTTCGGGGAGCCCGGTCTCGGCAAGACGAAGACGGCGCTGTGGTGGGCTCTTCAGAACAACGGCGTGTTCGTGAGGACAAAGAAGCTCATGTCTGGCAGGTGGCTCCTTGAAGAGATCGTCGCCGAACTCGGAGAGTCCCCGGCGTACCGGACATCGGACCTCTTCAGGCAATGTGTTGAGCAACTCCTCACGCGTCCCAGGACGCTCTTCATTGATGAGGTCGATTACCTGGCCTACGACGCGCGGGTCCTGGAGACACTCCGGGACATCCATGACGTGGCCGGGACTCCGATGGTCTTCATCGGCATGGACAAGGCAGACAAAAAGCTTAACCGTTATCGCCACCTCTACGACAGGTTCATGGAGGTTGTCCGTTTTCAGCCATTGACGAGGGATGATGTGGCGTCCGTCGCGGAGCAGCTCTGCGAGGTGAGGCTTACCGGCGATGCGATCGATGTCATCTACGCGGATGCCGGGCGTTTTCGCCAGGTCATCAAGTGGTTTTATCGGGCCGAGGCCATTGCCCGGGCAAACAACTCGCCGGAGATCTCCGGCGCGGATCTCAACGGGAGGAAGTGA
- a CDS encoding Mor transcription activator family protein codes for MLELKQTIPGVIRDNILVEDLHPTIRMIADIVGIDGAIKISAECGGTNIYIPKLEISLAKARARAIVKAFNGSNYLDLARKFKVSDRYVRSVVERARKGH; via the coding sequence GTGCTTGAGTTGAAGCAAACCATCCCCGGAGTAATACGGGACAACATTTTAGTTGAGGATCTCCATCCGACTATCCGGATGATTGCTGATATCGTCGGGATTGATGGTGCGATCAAGATCTCCGCTGAATGCGGCGGAACGAACATCTACATTCCAAAGCTCGAAATCTCGCTTGCAAAAGCCCGCGCCCGCGCAATCGTCAAGGCATTCAACGGAAGTAATTATCTGGACCTGGCAAGGAAGTTCAAAGTATCGGATAGATACGTAAGGAGCGTTGTAGAAAGGGCTCGCAAGGGCCATTAG
- a CDS encoding Mor transcription activator family protein: protein MEEDRILARLTGDFRAFAVLVGVETALKTAKAFGGLALAVPKLDSIYREERDKEIRDAYDRGEPVRRLARRYNLTARRVYNILKRETYPGEGV, encoded by the coding sequence ATGGAAGAAGACAGGATACTGGCACGACTTACAGGCGACTTTAGAGCTTTTGCGGTTCTTGTGGGCGTTGAAACCGCATTGAAGACAGCAAAAGCTTTCGGCGGTCTCGCTCTTGCAGTACCCAAACTCGATTCCATCTACCGCGAAGAGAGAGATAAAGAGATACGGGATGCCTACGATCGGGGCGAACCGGTAAGAAGGCTGGCCAGGCGATACAATCTGACGGCCCGGAGGGTCTATAACATCTTGAAACGCGAAACCTATCCGGGCGAGGGGGTGTAA
- a CDS encoding regulatory protein GemA: MKKEWLSVIHVAVSRLRLDDEEYRAILKGRYGVHSAKDLTPSQGQDLIDHFKSLGFVPIRRNKVCKRCLPRPKRAAIPANVIYPVSPAQLAQIKHLKNDIKWWTVDGFSGWLKRYFNITRIQTSTEASSVIHALLRLWRSQSRCRCSLIKES, encoded by the coding sequence ATGAAGAAGGAATGGCTCTCTGTAATCCACGTTGCCGTTTCGCGGCTCAGGCTTGATGACGAGGAATACAGGGCCATTTTGAAGGGAAGATATGGCGTGCATTCAGCAAAGGATCTCACGCCCTCCCAGGGACAGGACTTGATAGACCATTTTAAGAGCCTTGGATTTGTGCCGATACGGCGAAACAAAGTCTGCAAACGTTGTCTGCCCCGGCCAAAGCGAGCCGCCATACCTGCGAATGTGATATATCCCGTGAGCCCGGCTCAGCTGGCTCAAATTAAACACCTCAAGAACGACATTAAATGGTGGACCGTTGATGGGTTCTCCGGATGGCTGAAGAGATATTTCAATATAACCAGGATACAAACGTCGACCGAGGCCAGCTCGGTCATCCACGCCCTGCTTCGCCTTTGGAGAAGCCAAAGCAGATGCAGGTGCAGCCTGATTAAGGAAAGTTGA